The following proteins are co-located in the Paenibacillus sp. JNUCC32 genome:
- a CDS encoding amino acid ABC transporter substrate-binding protein, translating into MKKIASVLAGFMLLLTVVGCSSSASGGNELVVGIDDKFAPMGFRDESNEIVGFDIDYARAAAEKMGKEVKFQPIDWKAKESELSSGRIDLIWNGYTITDERKEKVLFTKPYLENSQVVAVLNDSDIATIGDLAGKQVGLQSLSSAADALSANAIHEQVKNISEFPDNVLALSDLKNGRVDAVIIDEVVMKYYMSKEEGTYKILEESLAPEQYGIGVKKGNEELLESLQKALDEMNADGTAAKISEKWFGEDKVLK; encoded by the coding sequence GTGAAAAAGATAGCATCCGTGTTAGCAGGCTTCATGCTTTTATTAACGGTAGTCGGCTGTTCGAGCTCGGCAAGCGGGGGGAATGAGCTGGTGGTCGGAATTGACGACAAGTTCGCGCCCATGGGATTCCGCGACGAGAGCAATGAAATTGTCGGCTTTGATATTGATTATGCCCGCGCAGCCGCCGAGAAAATGGGCAAGGAAGTCAAGTTCCAGCCAATTGACTGGAAAGCGAAGGAATCCGAGCTTAGCAGCGGCCGCATTGACTTGATCTGGAACGGTTATACCATCACCGATGAGCGCAAGGAGAAAGTGCTGTTCACCAAGCCTTATCTGGAGAACAGTCAGGTGGTGGCGGTGCTGAACGATTCGGATATCGCAACGATCGGCGATTTGGCCGGCAAACAGGTCGGATTGCAGTCGCTATCCTCGGCAGCCGACGCGCTTAGCGCCAATGCCATTCACGAGCAAGTGAAGAACATTTCCGAATTTCCCGATAACGTGCTGGCATTGAGCGATTTGAAGAATGGACGCGTAGACGCCGTGATCATTGACGAAGTGGTCATGAAATACTACATGTCCAAGGAAGAGGGAACGTACAAGATTTTGGAGGAGTCCCTGGCACCGGAGCAGTACGGGATCGGAGTTAAGAAAGGCAATGAGGAACTGCTGGAAAGCCTCCAGAAAGCCTTGGACGAAATGAATGCCGACGGCACGGCCGCCAAGATTTCCGAGAAGTGGTTCGGGGAAGACAAAGTGTTGAAGTAG